The following DNA comes from Nicotiana sylvestris chromosome 10, ASM39365v2, whole genome shotgun sequence.
CTAACTTCTTAAAGATGAACACTGAGGATTTACCTGTGAACCGCCATAACTATCACTTGGAGACGAATCATTATAATCATGTCCACCAGAATATGATGAATAACCATGCCGACGTGATTTATTATCACGGTTTGCATATCTTGAACCATCTGACATGCTTGGAGACAAGGGGAGGTAAGAAACAGGAGGAGAAAATGCAGCAAAACTTCCCTCCATCTCAAATATATTGGCCCTCAACCGCATAAGTACTTGTAATAACGCATTGGCAGCAACATTAACATCTCCAGTTATCTGGAGGAGAAAAAATAACATGACATAACAATTTCTGCATCACAAGCACACCCTAACCAAACATCACCCCCGACCTAGGAACTCTTTTGAGGTAAACAAAGCAAGGGTTTTTTTAAAAATTaccaaaaagaaggaaaaagaaaaagaaaaaaccatTTACCTGCACCATCTCGTCATCTTCAGATGCCACTTTAGGAAGATTTTCCTTTGAAAGAATGCGGATGCTCGCCCTTGTGGTATTTCGCATCTCATTGACAATGGAACCACCTTTACCAATTAGGCATCCAACTCGTGAGCTAGGTACAAGCAGGCGAGTCGTCAGAATAGCATCACCAGAATCTTTTTCAGTTTTCTCACTACTTCTTGGTTGCAAGCGCATTGTTGCGTCAATGGTTGGGGATTGATCTTCATATGCCTGAGATCACAATTGGATAAGCAACAAACGCTGCTGACAGGCATGCTCAGTCCTAGCCATcaaataattaatttaataacTACAAACTGTGGCTCACCTCCTTAGCTGATACAAATATAATGCAATCATCTCCTTCAGCTGCAGCACTATCGACTTTAATAGATGCACCTGATTCCTGTCTTAGCTGTTTGATAATGCTTCCACCTTTGCCAATTACAGCTCCTATATTTTCAGTTGGACAAACCAAACGAACTGCAAACTCTTTTACAGAAGCAGATCGACTTCTACCATCACTTTTGTAACTCCCATAAGGACCCATCAATGATGTCATGCCCATGACTTGGGGACCCGCATGAGGATTAACAAGTCCAGCACCAGACCTATATATGCTGGGCGACGACAGCAATTGATGTTGGGACCGTGATGGATTATCACGGAGACGCGCTGCTACTTGATAAAGTGCTTTTTTAACAACTGCACCTTCACCAGTTATCTGAAAATAAAAGAAGTATCTCTTAACACATCATTTACGTATTTGTATAACCAGAAATAAGCATCAGATTaagtttgacagcatattc
Coding sequences within:
- the LOC104213134 gene encoding KH domain-containing protein At4g18375 isoform X1, whose translation is MAGQRNNFGKRMQSESDYTRNDGSKRRNPTDEKESNSIGPEDTVFRYLCPTGKIGSIIGVGGDIAKQLRTETNSKIRISETIPGCEERVVTIYSLSEETNVYEDTGDLISPAQDALLKVHDRVFAEELRMEEDLDDPQQITIRMLVPSDQIGCVIGKGGQVIQNMRSETGAQIRVLSSEHLPPCALSSDELIQITGEGAVVKKALYQVAARLRDNPSRSQHQLLSSPSIYRSGAGLVNPHAGPQVMGMTSLMGPYGSYKSDGRSRSASVKEFAVRLVCPTENIGAVIGKGGSIIKQLRQESGASIKVDSAAAEGDDCIIFVSAKEAYEDQSPTIDATMRLQPRSSEKTEKDSGDAILTTRLLVPSSRVGCLIGKGGSIVNEMRNTTRASIRILSKENLPKVASEDDEMVQITGDVNVAANALLQVLMRLRANIFEMEGSFAAFSPPVSYLPLSPSMSDGSRYANRDNKSRRHGYSSYSGGHDYNDSSPSDSYGGSQVGGGGGYAPYGVYSSGRSSSAGVSNHNSSAYGKSYGY
- the LOC104213134 gene encoding KH domain-containing protein At4g18375 isoform X2 codes for the protein MQSESDYTRNDGSKRRNPTDEKESNSIGPEDTVFRYLCPTGKIGSIIGVGGDIAKQLRTETNSKIRISETIPGCEERVVTIYSLSEETNVYEDTGDLISPAQDALLKVHDRVFAEELRMEEDLDDPQQITIRMLVPSDQIGCVIGKGGQVIQNMRSETGAQIRVLSSEHLPPCALSSDELIQITGEGAVVKKALYQVAARLRDNPSRSQHQLLSSPSIYRSGAGLVNPHAGPQVMGMTSLMGPYGSYKSDGRSRSASVKEFAVRLVCPTENIGAVIGKGGSIIKQLRQESGASIKVDSAAAEGDDCIIFVSAKEAYEDQSPTIDATMRLQPRSSEKTEKDSGDAILTTRLLVPSSRVGCLIGKGGSIVNEMRNTTRASIRILSKENLPKVASEDDEMVQITGDVNVAANALLQVLMRLRANIFEMEGSFAAFSPPVSYLPLSPSMSDGSRYANRDNKSRRHGYSSYSGGHDYNDSSPSDSYGGSQVGGGGGYAPYGVYSSGRSSSAGVSNHNSSAYGKSYGY